TGCGCCCCATCCATCGCCATGCGCTTGACCTCGGCACGCGTTTCGAGGCGCGGGCCATTGGTGCACGCGTATGTGGCCGTGCTGACCACAGCTTCCCCCGCTCTGTTGGCTGCACTGAGCAACACCTCACGAGACGCTCGGTCAAATGGCTCGGACAAATCGGTGTAGACAATCGGGTGATCGGGGCCTTCAAAATAAGTCCCCACCCGCCCCGACGTGTAATCAATCACATCATCAGGGATCACCAATTGACCAGGCTGAATGTCCGCCATCATACTGCCCGTGCTGCCAATCGCACAGATGTTGTCCACCCCCATTTTTTGCAATGCCCACACATTGGCGCGGTAATTGATCTGGTGCGGGGCGAGTGTGTGGCCGTAACCGTGGCGATTCAAAAACACCACCTCGACGCCTGACAATTCACCAATGGTCAGTGCGCACGATGTTTCACCAAAAGGTGTGCGCACGATTTCACGGCGAATGTTTTCCAAATGGGCAAGCCGTTGCAAACCGCTGCCTGCGATGACACCTAACATCATGTTCTCCTTGCGAACAAATTGAAGAATTCAATTTTTAAAATGAGACCCATCGAACACAATTGACAATTAAATGCCCCGATGATTCACTCATTCAATGATTTGATAAATTGATCAATGAGATCAATTCGATGGATTTGATTTGCGCATCCACTTCATTTTTTCTGAATGTTGTGGCGCATGGTTGGGGCGGCTTCGCCCGTTTGTGAACAGATGAACCCACACTAAAACGCTCAATCCATTTTCTCACAAAAAACAACCCACCGAACACACAAACGAGATTTGAATGTCGCCTAACCCCCATTCAAATGAGCCAGCATCTCGCTTTCATCCAAGACCGTCACACCCAATGCCTGCGCTTTCTCCAGCTTTGAACCTGCTTCTGCACCCGCGACCACAAAATGTGTTT
The window above is part of the Ephemeroptericola cinctiostellae genome. Proteins encoded here:
- a CDS encoding S-methyl-5'-thioinosine phosphorylase → MMLGVIAGSGLQRLAHLENIRREIVRTPFGETSCALTIGELSGVEVVFLNRHGYGHTLAPHQINYRANVWALQKMGVDNICAIGSTGSMMADIQPGQLVIPDDVIDYTSGRVGTYFEGPDHPIVYTDLSEPFDRASREVLLSAANRAGEAVVSTATYACTNGPRLETRAEVKRMAMDGAHVVGMTLMPEAALAKELDLPYAAIVVCTNYAAGVGEHIAHDLNQWRALREQSLIKVENVLLQWVACSA